The Sulfuricystis thermophila genome segment CGAACTGATGTGGGCGTTCGCGAAATGGGAGCCCGATCCGCGCCTTGCGTTGCGCCTTGGACGCATCGGCGCGGACTTCATGATGCTCGCCGACTCGAGGCTGGTCGGCTATTCCTACCTGACGGTACGGCCGCCGGCGGATTTCTTCGGCCCGCTGTTCTTTTCTCATTTCGACGGTGCCGATGCCGCCGTTACGCTGCCGGCAGCCGGGGGTCTTGCACACCTCAAGGCCTTCGCCGGTCGGACGCACGAAAAGGCTGCTGGGGGGCTTGGGGTTTGGGATACCAGCGGCTCGCCGGTTGCCGGTCTGGTGTTCGACTACACCCGCGGTCCCTGGCAGTTGCGCGCGCAGGCGGCGCGCATCCGGTTCGCGGCGGACATGAACACCGGCTTTCTCGAAGCACCGCTGTTGGCCAGCGGGTTTCCTGAGGCGGCGGCTTCGCTGCAGACGAAAGACAAGACCACGCGTTATCTCTCTGCCGGCTTGGTCTACGACCGTGGGCCGCTGCTGGTGCAAGGCATGCTGAACCGCATCCGCCACGAGGCCCAGGTTTTCGAGGATTCCCATGCGGGCTATGTATTGGCGGCCTATCGACTTGGACGGGTTACCCCGTTCGTCGGGATGTCCCGTTGGAAGTCGAAATCCCGTGACGATCTGCCCGCCGTCCCGGTTCCGGTGCTGGGCGACTACTACCGCCTGTTCATGGCGGGTGGGGCGGTGGATCGCACCACCTATACGCTCGGGGTGCGCTGGGACTTCCAGAGAGACATGGCGTTCAAGCTGCAATGGGATACCGTGCGTGCCGGCGCTGGGGCCAGCTTCTCGTTTCCCAATGCCAATCCCGCCTGGGATGGCAAGACCGAAGTGCTCAGTGTCACATTGGATTTCGTGTTCTGATGATGCGTGTCCTGCTCGCCATGATCTTCTCGGCCTTCGTTTGGGGCGCTGCGGAAGCAAGGGCCGAGCTGGTGGTCGTCGTCAATCCACAAAGTGGCATCGAGCGGCTTGGTGAGGATGATGTCATCAACATCTTCCTTGGTCGTTACCGGCGTCTGCCTTCCGGCCTCGCCGCCGAACCGGTGGACATCGCGGATGGTTCTTCATTGCGCGCCCGCTTCTATCGAAGCCTCGTCAACAAGAGCCTGCCCGAAATCAATGCCTACTGGGCGCGGCTCGTCTTTTCCGGCAAGACACGGCCGCCACACACAGTCGGCAGCGTCGAAGAGGCCTTGCGATTCGTCGCCAGCCAGCCGGGCGGACTGGCATATCTCGAGCGCGCCCAGGTCGATCGGCGCGTGAAGATCGTCTTCGAGCTGGCGGAATAGGCGATGGCGGATGGTAAGGGATATTGGCGGCAGGGCATCCTCGCCCGCGGCTTGCTGTCCGTCGTCGGCATCGCATTGCTGGTCGGCGTGATCGCCACCTTGCTGGCGCGCCAGACGATCGACGCGCGCCTGCATGATGAAGCCATGACCCGGCTGACCGAACTGGTCGATACGGTCGAGAGCACCGCCGCGGTGGCCTGTTTCGCCAATGACGAGCAGTTGGCCAACGAAGTCGCACAAGGTCTGTTGCGCAATAGCGATGTGATGAGGGTGATCATTCTTGGCCGGGATGGTGAGCTGGTGATGGTCGATCGCGAGGTGGCACGGGAAACCATGGGCGAACCCCTGCTCGTCCAGCGGAAACTCCGGTCACCGTTCAAATCCGCCGAGACGATCGGCGAAATCCGTCTCGAAGCCGATCGCGCGCTGATCGATACACGCATCGCGCAGGAGCTCTGGCTGGTGAGTCTGTTGCTCGTCAGCCAATTGCTGGCGCTGATCATGACGGTAGCCGTTGCCTTGTATTGGTGGGTTCTGCGACCGATCAAGGCGACTTCCGACCGCTTGCACCATCTCGACGCTGCGGGCGGCGAACGCCTGCCCATCCCGGAGGGTCACGAAACCACCGAGATCGGTCGTCTCGTCACCGACATCAACGAATTGACCGCGCAGCTGGTGGTCACCCTGGAACAGGAGCGCCTGTTGCGACGCCAACATGAAATCGATCAGCGCAAATATCGCAATCTGTTCGACAACGCCAGCTCGGGCATTTTCGTCGCAGATCGCGAAGGACGGCTTGTCTCCTGCAATCGCGCTTTCTGCGGACTGGCTGGTTTGCCAACGAGAAACGATGCGAAAGGGTGCTGGCTGACCGATGCAAGGTGGGATGCGCCCGGTGAGCTGTTGGCCATACTCCGCGCCTGTCTGGACGCACCGCCCGAAACCGAGCCCTATGCGGACGATTACCTGATCCGCGACCGCCGAGGGGAGGAACGCTGGCTGCATGTGATGATGGTGCCGCTTGGTGATGGCAACGTGCAGGGGACGGTCACCGATGTGACGCAGCGCAAGCGGGAAGAACTGGCGGCGCGGCGCCTGGCCGTTACCGACGCGCTGACGGGTTTCCCCAATCGGGCCGGTCTGCAACGCAGCCTCGCCGATCTCGACCCGGATGGCGAGCCGTTTGCGCTGGTGATGGTCGATCTCGACGACTTCAAGCAGATCAACGATGCGCTCGGCTTCCCCACGGGCGATGCGTTGTTGATCGCTGTCGCCGCTCGTCTGCGCGAGCTGCTTGGCGAAAGGGATCGCGTGGCACGCATCGGCAGTGACGAATTTGCGTTGCTATTGGCAGGCGTCAGCGACAGGCAGGCGATAACTACGCGTCTGGAGCAGTTGATCGGCCGGCTGAAACAGCCCTACGAAATCAGGCTGCACAACGACCGCCAAACCATGGAGATAGGAGTCAGCATCGGAGCCGCCTTGTTCCCGGCCGATGGCTGTGACGTCCAGCAATTGCTGCGCGCAGCGGAGCTTGCCCTGAACAGCGCACGCACGACGGGTGAATGCAGCTGGAAGCTATTTGATCCTGCCTTACAGACGGAGGCCGAGCATCGGCGCCGGCTCGAGGACGATCTGCGCGCTGCCGTGGCTGGACGCGAGTTGCAACTGGCCTATCAGCCGATCGTCGAATTGGCGACGGGGATGATCATTGGTGCCGAGGCGTTGTTGCGCTGGCCCCATCCACAGCGTGGCATGGTGCCGCCGGACGTTTTCATTCCCCTCGCCGAGGAGATCGGTCTGATAGGCGTCATCGGGCTGGAGGTAGTCGATGCGGTCTGCCGCCAGCTGGCGCACTGGCGGCAGGCTGGACATGTGCTGTATTGTTCTCTCAACGTTTCGGCGCGCCAGATCCCCGATGCACTGCCCCCCGCGCACCTGCTCGAACTGCTCAGCCGACACGCCGTGCCACCGTCCAGTCTGGCGCTCGAGATCACCGAGAGCCTGCTGATGCGTGATGTCACGGTCGCCCAGAGGTGGATCGAAAGCTTGCGTGTGGCTGGAGTGCGTATCTTCCTCGATGATTTCGGCACGGGCTTTTCATCGCTGTCCTATCTCAAACGCTTTCCGCTCGATACGGTCAAGATCGACAAATCGTTCATCCGCGATCTCCATGACGACCGCAACGACCGCGGGCTCGTCGAGGCGATCATCGCGATGGCAGAAACGCTGGGTCTGCATGTCGTCGCCGAAGGTATCGAAGATGCACGGCAACTCGCATTATTGAAGGAAATGCGCTGTCGTTATGGCCAAGGCTATCTTTTCGCCCGTCCCATGGCCGCAGAAGATTTTGCGGCAATGCTGGCGTCGGAACGGGCCAAATCTGGAGGCGCGTGACGCATGGCCGACTTGCGCAATCTCGTCGCTGCCTTACCGATTCTGTTCTGCGCCACGCCGGGATCGGCGGCGGAAGTTTCGGAACATGATTACTTCGGCGAGCTGCCGATCGTCCTGACGGTCAGCCGCCTCGCTCAGCCGCTCAACGAGACACCGGGCGCCGTCACGGTGATCGAGCGCGAGATGATCCGGCGTTCCGGAGCGCGCGAACTGGCCGATCTATTGCGGTTGGTACCCGGTTATCTGGCATCGGGTTACAACGGCGCCAACCCGACCGCTTCCTATCATGTGCCGCTCGATGATTACGGTGTTCGCAACCTCGTGCTGATCGATGGTCGTCCGGTCTATTCGGCCTATTATCTGGGTGGCACGGCCGACGGGATGATGGGCGTACTGCTCGAGGATGTGGAACGCATCGAGGTGCTGCGGGGCTCGAATTCGGCTGCCTACGGGGCGAACGCGATGTTCGGTGTCATCAACGTCATCACCCGTCATGCCCAGGATACGCATGGTTTGGAAGCGTCCGTCAGCACAGGCGGCGGCGCGATCCGCGACAACTATGCGCGCATTGGTTGGGGCGGCCCCGCCGCCAGTTTTCGTCTCAGCACCGGACGGCGCAGCGACAGTGGCTATGCCAATCTCTATGATGACAAGACCATCAGCCAGCTGCATTTCCGCGCTGACCTGCGCCCCGCACCCGATCAGGAGCTGCTGTTTTCCGCCGGGGTAGTCGATCGCTCCAGCGGCGAAGGTTTTGCCGATCAGCCAGGCAATCCACCGCGTACCAGAAGTTGGCAAAACATTCACCTGCTCGGCCAATGGCGGCAGCAGTCCGGGGCGGGTGAGGAGCTCAAGCTGACCGCCAGCTTCAACGAGGAAACGCTGCGTGAGCGTTTCACCTATCCCTATGACGCGAGCGTCATCGTCAGCGGCGATGGCTACGGTCGGCGCGTCAATCTCGAACTGCAGCAGCAAACCCAGATCGGGAAACAGCTGCGTGCCGTGTGGGGCGCCGGTTACCGTTATGAGGATGCCGTCTCGCGGCCGCTTTACAACACCGACGATCCGGTGGCGCTCCATGAGGAACGCCTGTTCGGCAACCTCGAATGGCGCCCGCATCCGCATTGGTTGATCAATGCCGGTGGCTTTGCCGCTCACCACAGCCGCATCGGCGGCTACTTCTCGCCACGCCTGATGGCCAATTATCTGGTCACGTCACAGCATACGCTGCGTTTCGGCATGACCAGCGCCGTGCGGACGCCGACCCTGTTCGAGCTGGCCAGCGATGTGCGTTTTTATCCGCAGGATGTTGTCAGGCTGTCGGGGGCGGGCAAGATGCTCGAAGCCCTGCTCGCCTCGGCGCACCAGCCTTTCCTGCTCTATAAGGCAAGCGGAGAGGCCCGACCGGAACGACTCAGGGTGATCGAGTTCGGCTATTTCGGCAACCTGAGCGAGCAGCGGATGACCCTTGATGTGCGAGCCTATCTGGAAAAGATGGAGGATCTGCTTGCCAAGGATCGCCGTGCTAACGTCGCCTGGTATGTTACGCCAGCCAACCCGTTCGGCATTCCAGCCGGCGTGGCCATCCCGGTGCAGGATTTTCGCAATACGTCGGGCTTCCGCACCCGCGGCATCGAGTATCAGTTGCGCTGGAAACCCTTCCAGACGACGGAAATCTGGTTGAACCAGTCTTTCCAGCATCTGCATTGGGAAGAAGTCGGCAACCGGCCCTTCCCGCCCAGCCAAGCCACAACGATCGCCTGGTTCCAGCAGTTGCCAGCTGCATGGGATTTCACAGTCATCTATCAATCGCTCGGCAGTCATTCTTGGGGCGCCGGGTCGGATCCCCTACCGGCCCAGCAGCGCCTCGATGCCCGTCTGGCCAAGCAATTCGCGCTCGGCACGACACGTTTGGAAGCAGCGCTAGCCATCCAGGCGGCGAATGGTAGTCTGCCTGTATATGCGCCCGATAGCGAGATGAGACTCGAGCGCCGCATCTGGGGCACATTGCGTATTGCATTTTGAGCGATAATGACACACGCTTTTCGCTTCGTTAAAAAAAATGACATTCGGGGAGATGCCAAAGAAAGCCGTTGCCATGCTTGCCTTGCTGTTCTCTCTGCCGGGGCTCGCCGGCGGGAGTGATGGCATTCGCCAGCTGCTGGCATTGAGTTTGGAGGAGCAGATGGCCATCACGGTGAAGATTGCCAGTCAGACGGAGCAGTCGATGGCCGAGGCTCCCGCGGTGGTGTCGGTGATCACCGCCGACGATCTGCGCGCCACCGGCGCGACCAATCTGATGGAAATCCTGCAGAGCGTGCCGGGCGTGTATGTGAAAACCAATCTGTTCGGCGCCAAACCGCTGCTCTCCATGCGCGGTGCTTCCGGCGTCAATGTGCTGCTGATGATCAACGGCGCGCCGGCCAAGGATCTGGTTTGGTCGCCCGGCATCTTCTGGAAGGGTGTGCCGGCGAACATGATCGAGCGTATCGAGATCATCCGCGGTCCCGGCTCGGCGCTGTTCGGCGCGGATGCCGCGGCGGGCGTGATCAACGTGATCACCAAAACTGCCGGGAAAATTCCCGGTGGCGAGGCCGGGGTCCGGGTCGGCAGCGATGACAGCTGGGCGGGCTGGCTGCAGCAGGGAGGGGAGTGGAACGGCTTCGACATCGCCTTCACTGCCGATCTGTCCGCTACCGATGGCTATTCACCCTGGATTGCCCGCGACAAGCTGGGGGCCGCCGGGAATGCTTACGTTGGCCATGACGATGCCGATCTGCATCTGTCGATCGCCCGGCAGCATTGGCGTTTGCTGGTCGATCACACGCGCCACGAGAACGTCGGCATCGGCCTCACCGGCGGCGCCGTGCTCGATCCGCTGACGAGAGCGCGGGACCGTCAGTCGAGCCTGGCCCTGCTTTATCGCAATGATGCGCTGAGCACCGATTGGGGTGTGTCGGGTGAGGCGCGTTATCGTGATCTCGCCTATGACTCTGGCAATGGTTTCTGGGAGAAGCCGCCGGGCCCGGGCGAGTTGCGCAATGCGCTCTCTGTCGCCGAGCGCCGTTTCAATGTCGAAGGGGTGGTGCATTATCGCGGGCTGCGTGATCAGCTGATCCAGTTGGGTGCTGGGCACGTCTGGCAGACGCCCTATGACGTCAGCCAAACCCTGAACGGCGTGGCGGGCGTGTTCGTACCCGAGAAAACGCGTCGCAATGCTTATTTTTTTGCTCAGGATATCTGGCATCTCGCGCCGGATTGGGAGCTGACGGCCGGCGCGCGTTACGACCGTTATTCCGATTTCGGCAGTACGCTCAATCCGCGCCTGGCGCTGGTCTGGCAGAGCAGCCCGCGGCTGACCACCAAACTGATGTATGGGCGGGCGTTCAGGGCGCCTTCGTATCTCGAGCTGTATTCGCAGACGGCAGCCAATGCGGCCAACCCCGATCTGCGGCCGGAACGCTCGCGCACGGTCGAGTTGTCGTTCACTTGGCGCGCCAGTCGCGCTCTGAATCTCGGCATGAATGTCTATCGCTTCGTGCGCAGCGACGTCATCGCGCCGGAAGCGCAGCCGCCCTATCGCTTCGCGAATCTGGGCCGTTATGCCAGCAACGGCGTCGAGCTGGAAGCGCAGTGGCAGGTGGGTCGCTACCTGCGACTGAGCGGCAATGTGAGTCAAATGCAGCTCGGCGCCGTCGATGATCCGCTGCGCGATCTGGCCATCCCGCGACGCCAAGCCTACCTGCGTGCCGACTGGGCGATCGCACCGAAGTGGCACTGGAATCTCCAGGCCCACTGGTTCGATCGGCGCCCCTTGCCCGCCAATGATCCGCGCACGCCGCTGGGCAGCAAACTCTGGTTGTCGACCAGTCTGCGCTACTTCCATGGCAGCGACTGGGAATTCGCCGCCACCCTCCGCAACCTGGCGGACCGCGACCTGCGTGAATATTCGAGTCGTGCGCTGGTGGACAATCTTCCCTTGCCCGGCCGCAGTTTCGCAGCCGAACTCCGCTACAAGTTCTGATCTGCGCCATGGGCCGCTTGCTCCTCCGCTTCCTCCTGCTGTGCCTGGTCACTATGACTTTGGTATCAGAGGCACTGGCTGCACCCCTCGTCTGGGTGGTGTTGGCCGAGAGCGGCGGTGTGCATCTGGAAACCGCGAACGACCTGAAGGCGGCTCTGGCCGAAACCGCTGATGTGCGCGTCGATCGCGCCACGGAGCTCTTTGCCGGCAGAGGCGCAAGACCGGACCTGATCGTCACCGTGGGCACGGCTGCCCTCGACGGCGCACTCGAACAATTACCGAAGAAGGATGCCGGCTGGTCGAAAATTCCGCTCATCGCCACACTCGTACCGCAGTCGATCGTCGAGGCGCGACGGGCGATCGTCGGCGCGCGTCCATTCACTGCCGTCGTACTCGATCAGCCCCTCTCGCGCCAACTCGCACTGATCCGGCGTGCGTTGCCGGAAAGCCAGCGGGTCGGCGTGGTACCCGGGCCGCAGACGCGGGCCTATCTGGCGCAGCTCGAAAAGGAAACGCGGGCCCATGGACTGCAACTGATCGTCGGGCCCGAAGTGCGTGCGCCGGAGGAGATCTATCCGTCTTTGAAGGAAGTGCTGGTGCGTGCCGATGTCGTGCTGGCGCTGCCGGAGCCGCTGGTCTATAACGCCGGGACGTTACAGAACATTCTGCTCACCACTTACCGCGCGCGGGTGCCGCTGGTCGCATTCTCATCGGCCTACGTCAAGGCCGGCGCATTGCTGGCCGTCTATTCGTCACCATCACAGGTGGCACGGCAAACCGCCCAAGTCTTACGCGACTGGCTGGCAGAGCGCAGGCTCCCACCGATCGTTTTTATTCGCGAATTCACGGTCGTCGCCAACGACAGGGTGGCGGCTTCGCTTGGCTTGCCTCCCTTCGATGTCGATGAGATCGCCGCTGACCTGCGTCGGCTGGAGGCGGGTCGATGACGCGCTCGACCCTGAGCTTCCGTGTGCGTCTGCTGCTTGGGTCGGTTTTGCCCGCCTTGATCATGGTGCTGCTGTTGGGTGCGGTGTTTTTCGATCGCTATCAGAACGATCTGGAATCGGTTTTCCAGGAGCGCGGTTATGCCGTTGCCCATCAAATCGGCGCTGCCGCCGAATATGCGTTGTTTAGCGGTAGCCACGACACCTTGGGCCGCCTGGCCGATGTCGCCCGGCAGAGCGATCCGACGATCGTGGTGGTCACCGTGTTCGACGCCACCGGTCGTCAGGTCGCCCATTCCGGTGCGGTGCCGCTTCACCGTTTGCCCCTCATCAATTCGCCGCAGGTATACAGGGGCGATCGTGTGACGGCGCTACAAACGCCGGTGTTCCAAACCATCCTGCAGTTGCAGGACGAGCTTTCCGACGTACGGCCACCGGAGCAGAAAATCGTCGGCTACATCGCCGTGGAAATCGCCCGCGATGCGCTCGAAGCGCGCAAGCGCGAAATGCTGGAAATCACCCTGGCCATCATGCTGGGCGGACTCTTGCTGGCGAGCTGGCTGTCGCTACGCATCGCCCACGGCGTGCTCACTACACTGGACACGGCACAGAAGGCGCTCAGACGGCAGATGGAAACCGCAGAGCTGCTGGCGCGCACCGATGCGCTGACAGGGCTGGCCAACCGGCGCGCCTTCGACGAGGTGGCGCAGCAGGAAATCCAACGCGCCCAGCGCTATGGGACGCCGCTGACCCTCGTGCTGGCCGATCTCGATCATTTCAAGGCGATCAACGACAGCCACGGTCACGATGTCGGCGATTGCGTGTTACAGGACTTTGCGCGCATCCTGGCCGGATCGGTGCGCAACGTCGATCTGGTCGGCCGCTGGGGTGGTGAGGAGTTCGCCATCCTGATGCCGGGGACCGACTTAACGGAGGCCACGCAAGCAGCAGAGCGCATGCGCAGACAGGTCGAACAGGCACAGTTGTGTATCGAGGAGACAACGTGCCGCTATACGGCGAGCTTTGGTGTCGCCGCGTTCCGTGCCGACATGCCGACGCTGGCCTCATTACTCGGTCGTGCCGACATGGCGTTGTATCGGGCCAAGCGCCTGGGGCGCAACCGCGTCGAGGTCGGCTAGCCAGCCAATCCCAGCCAGCGCAGGATCTCCAGCGTGAGCCCCGCCTGGTTCAGCGTGTAAAAGTGCAGCCCCGGGGCTCCAAGAGCGAGCAGGCGATCACACAGCTCGGTGACCACATCGAGGCCGAAGGCGCGGATCGAGTCGGTGTCATCGCCGAAGCTTTCGAATTTCTTGCGCATCCAGCGCGGGATCTCGGCGCCGCTCGCGTCGGCGAAACGGGCGAGCTTGGCAAAGCTGCCGATCGGCATGATGCCCGGCACGATCGGGATCGTGATGCCCAGCGCGCGCGCCTCGCTGACGAAATGAGCGTAGGCATCGGCGTTGTAGAAGAACTGCGTGATCGCCGAGTTGGCGCCTGCCTCGACCTTGCGCTTGAAATTCAGCAGGTCTTCGCGCGGGCTCTTCGCCTGCGGATGCCATTCCGGGTAGGCGGCGACCTCGATATGGAACCAGTCACCGGTCTCTTGGCGGATGAAGGCGACGAGCTCGTTGGCATAGCGAAATTCGCCGACATCGGCCATGCCGGAAGGCAGATCACCGCGCAGGGCGACGATACGGCGAATGCCGTGATCACGGTAGTCATGCAGGATCTTGCGGATGTTCTCGCGTGTCGAGCCGATGCAGGAAAGGTGCGGGCAGGCAGCGATGCCTTCGGCGGCGATTTCCATGATGATGTCGAAGGTGCGCTCGCGCGTCGAGCCGCCGGCGCCATAAGTGACGGAGAAGAAGCTCGGCGCCAGCGCGGCGAGCCGGGCGCGCGTCGCACGCAATTTTTCGAGACCCTCTGCCGTTTGCGGTGGGAAGAATTCGCAGGAGATTTCAGGTTTCATGACGGGCATGGAGAAAGAATTCACGGTTGCCGTCGCCGCCGGTGATCGGGCTGGCGAACCAATCGAGCACGGCAAGGTGGTGGGCCGCGCAGCAGGCGGTGAGCTTGTCGCGCACCGCAGGGTAGAGGGAGCCGTCGCTGACGATGCCGCCCTTGCCGATGTGTTCGGGCCCGACCTCGAACTGGGGTTTCACGAGCAGCAGCATCTCGCCGTGCGGCGCGAGGAAGGGCGGCAGTTGCGGAAGGATCAGGGTGAGCGAGATGAAGGAGACATCGGCGACGATCAGGTCGAAGTGCCGTCCTGCCAGCGCCGAGTTTGCGAGCGCGCGCGCGTTGATCCCCTCGTGGGCTTCGACGCGCGGATCACGAGCAAGCCGCGGGTGCAACTGGCTGTGGCCGACGTCGATGCCGACCACCTTCGCCGCGCCGTGCTGCAAGAGGCAGTCGGTGAAGCCGCCCGTCGATTGGCCGATGTCGAGGCAGGTCTTGCCGGCGACGACGATGTGGGTGCGGTCGAGCGCGCCGGCGAGCTTGATGCCGCCGCGTGAGACGTATTCGGCCTCGGCTGCGGGGGCGAGAGTGAGCACCGCACTTTCCGGCAATAGCTGCGCCGGCTTGGTGATCGCCTCACCAGCGAGGCTGACCCGACCAAGCTCGATCAGCCGCTGCGCCGCGGTGCGCGAGGGCGCAAGGCCCTGCCGCACCAGCAGGGCATCGGCGCGCAGGCCAGCATGCTGGACGGCCGGACGCACGGTGGGCTTTCTCGACCGCGCCGCACGGGCATGAAACGAGTTCATGCTCATCGCGGGATCAGTACCGGTAGTGCTCCGCCTTGTACGGTCCCTCGACCGGCACGCCGATGTAGGCGGCCTGCTCGGGCGTGAGTGTGGTCAATTGCGCGTTCAGTTTCTTGAGCTGCAGTCGGGCCACCTTCTCGTCCAGATGCTTGGGCAGCGTATAGACACCGACCGGGTATTGCCCGGCCTTGGTGAATAGCTCGATCTGCGCCAGCGTCTGGTTGGCGAACGAGGAGCTCATCACATAGGACGGGTGGCCGGTGGCGCAACCGAGATTCACGAGCCGCCCCTTGGCGAGCAGGATGATGCGGCGGCCATCCGGGAAGATCACGTGATCGACCTGGGGCTTGATTTCCTCCCAGCGGTATTTTTCGAGCGAGGCGACGTCGATCTCGTTGTCGAAGTGGCCGATGTTGCAGACGATCGCCTGATCTTTCATCTTGATCATGTGATCATGCGTGATCACATGCCAGTTGCCGGTGGCGGTGACGAAGATGTCGGCCTTGTCGCAGGCGTAGTCCATCGTCACGACGCGGTAGCCTTCCATCGCCGCCTGCAGCGCGCAGATCGGGTCTATCTCGGTGACCCACACCTGGGCGGAAAGCGCCCGCAAGGCCTGCGCCGAGCCCTTGCCGACATCGCCATAGCCGCACACCACCGCGATCTTGCCGGCGATCATTACGTCGGTGGCGCGCTTGATGCCATCGACCAGCGATTCGCGGCAGCCGTAGAGGTTGTCGAACTTCGACTTGGTGACCGAGTCGTTGACGTTGATCGCCGGCACTTTCAGCTCGCCTTTGGCGTGCATCTGATATAGGCGATGCACGCCGGTGGTGGTCTCCTCCGTGATTCCCTTGATCTTTGCCAGGCGCGTCGAATACCAGGTCGGCTCCTTGGCGAGCTTCGCCTTGATCGCCGCGAAGAGGATGCGCTCTTCTTCGGAAGAAGGCTGGGACAGCACGGCAGGATCTTTTTCCGCCTTGGCGCCCAGATGCAAAAGCAACGTCGCGTCACCACCATCGTCGAGGATCATGTTGGAATGGCCGCCGTCGGGCCATTCGAAGATGCGATGGGTGAATTCCCAATATTCTTCGAGCGTTTCGCCCTTCTTGGCAAAGACGCTGACGCCGTCCTGCGCGATCGCGGCGGCGGCGTGATCCTGGGTCGAAAAGATGTTGCACGAGGCCCAACGCACTTCGGCGCCCAGCGCGGTGAGCGTCTCGATCAGCACCGCGGTCTGGATCGTCATGTGCAGGCTGCCGGAGATGCGTGCACCCTTGAGCGGTTGGCTGGCGGCGTATTCCTCGCGGATCGCCATCAGCCCCGGCATCTCGGTTTCGGCGATCTTGATTTCCTTGCGGCCCCAGTCGGCAAGATTGATGTCGGCGACGACATAGTCGGCATGGTGGGTCATAGTCACACTCCATTCAAGTCAATGAATGGGCGCCGTTACTATGTCCGCCGCGGCGAGCCTGACGATCGGGAACGATCGCTGCAGCGCCCCTCGCCGCGGTGGAAGGATTTTACAGCCCGGCGTCGTTGCGCAACGCAGCGGCCTTGTTTTGTCTTCGGCCGGTGCTACGCACCTTAACATCGCAAGCGATGTTAGCCTTCGACGAAGCACAGATCAGCGCCTCCGGCGTGGCCTTACAG includes the following:
- a CDS encoding TlyA family RNA methyltransferase, with amino-acid sequence MRPAVQHAGLRADALLVRQGLAPSRTAAQRLIELGRVSLAGEAITKPAQLLPESAVLTLAPAAEAEYVSRGGIKLAGALDRTHIVVAGKTCLDIGQSTGGFTDCLLQHGAAKVVGIDVGHSQLHPRLARDPRVEAHEGINARALANSALAGRHFDLIVADVSFISLTLILPQLPPFLAPHGEMLLLVKPQFEVGPEHIGKGGIVSDGSLYPAVRDKLTACCAAHHLAVLDWFASPITGGDGNREFFLHARHET
- a CDS encoding sensor domain-containing diguanylate cyclase — translated: MTRSTLSFRVRLLLGSVLPALIMVLLLGAVFFDRYQNDLESVFQERGYAVAHQIGAAAEYALFSGSHDTLGRLADVARQSDPTIVVVTVFDATGRQVAHSGAVPLHRLPLINSPQVYRGDRVTALQTPVFQTILQLQDELSDVRPPEQKIVGYIAVEIARDALEARKREMLEITLAIMLGGLLLASWLSLRIAHGVLTTLDTAQKALRRQMETAELLARTDALTGLANRRAFDEVAQQEIQRAQRYGTPLTLVLADLDHFKAINDSHGHDVGDCVLQDFARILAGSVRNVDLVGRWGGEEFAILMPGTDLTEATQAAERMRRQVEQAQLCIEETTCRYTASFGVAAFRADMPTLASLLGRADMALYRAKRLGRNRVEVG
- the metF gene encoding methylenetetrahydrofolate reductase [NAD(P)H] codes for the protein MKPEISCEFFPPQTAEGLEKLRATRARLAALAPSFFSVTYGAGGSTRERTFDIIMEIAAEGIAACPHLSCIGSTRENIRKILHDYRDHGIRRIVALRGDLPSGMADVGEFRYANELVAFIRQETGDWFHIEVAAYPEWHPQAKSPREDLLNFKRKVEAGANSAITQFFYNADAYAHFVSEARALGITIPIVPGIMPIGSFAKLARFADASGAEIPRWMRKKFESFGDDTDSIRAFGLDVVTELCDRLLALGAPGLHFYTLNQAGLTLEILRWLGLAG
- the ahcY gene encoding adenosylhomocysteinase gives rise to the protein MTHHADYVVADINLADWGRKEIKIAETEMPGLMAIREEYAASQPLKGARISGSLHMTIQTAVLIETLTALGAEVRWASCNIFSTQDHAAAAIAQDGVSVFAKKGETLEEYWEFTHRIFEWPDGGHSNMILDDGGDATLLLHLGAKAEKDPAVLSQPSSEEERILFAAIKAKLAKEPTWYSTRLAKIKGITEETTTGVHRLYQMHAKGELKVPAINVNDSVTKSKFDNLYGCRESLVDGIKRATDVMIAGKIAVVCGYGDVGKGSAQALRALSAQVWVTEIDPICALQAAMEGYRVVTMDYACDKADIFVTATGNWHVITHDHMIKMKDQAIVCNIGHFDNEIDVASLEKYRWEEIKPQVDHVIFPDGRRIILLAKGRLVNLGCATGHPSYVMSSSFANQTLAQIELFTKAGQYPVGVYTLPKHLDEKVARLQLKKLNAQLTTLTPEQAAYIGVPVEGPYKAEHYRY